A single Thermoanaerobacterium sp. RBIITD DNA region contains:
- the pheS gene encoding phenylalanine--tRNA ligase subunit alpha, with product MEETLRKLFEDAKNELKSADNMKTLEELRIKYLGKKGELTKILRGMGSLSPEERPIVGKLSNEIRSEIENMLTSRKDDILKKEKEKKIKSEYIDITLPGNRIDIGHKHPMTKVLDEIKEIFLGLGFSIAEGPEVELDYYNFEALNTPPDHPARDLQDTFYITKNILLRTQTSPVQVRTMEKNKPPIKVISPGRVYRSDEIDATHSPVFNQIEGLAVDEGITMGDLKGVLNLFAKRLFGSNTKTKFRPHYFPFTEPSAEMDVSCFVCGGEGCRVCGYSGWIEILGSGMVHPNVLRMSGIDPEKYSGFAFGMGLDRITMLSYGIDDLRLLYENDLRFIKQF from the coding sequence TTGGAAGAGACGTTAAGGAAACTTTTTGAAGATGCAAAAAATGAATTAAAATCAGCAGATAATATGAAGACCTTAGAGGAATTGAGGATTAAATACCTTGGCAAAAAAGGTGAGTTAACAAAAATATTGAGAGGTATGGGAAGTCTATCACCTGAGGAAAGACCTATAGTAGGCAAATTGTCAAATGAGATAAGAAGCGAAATAGAAAATATGCTTACATCAAGAAAAGATGATATCCTAAAAAAAGAGAAAGAAAAAAAGATAAAGAGCGAATATATAGATATAACATTGCCCGGAAATAGAATAGATATTGGTCATAAACATCCGATGACAAAAGTTTTGGATGAAATAAAGGAGATATTTTTAGGGTTAGGATTTTCTATAGCAGAAGGACCTGAAGTAGAACTTGATTATTACAATTTTGAAGCATTAAATACACCACCAGATCATCCTGCAAGAGACCTTCAGGACACATTTTATATAACAAAAAATATTTTACTTAGGACACAGACATCGCCGGTACAAGTAAGGACAATGGAAAAAAATAAACCACCTATAAAAGTTATTTCTCCTGGTAGAGTTTACAGGTCAGACGAAATTGATGCAACACATTCACCAGTATTTAATCAGATTGAAGGGCTTGCTGTTGATGAAGGAATAACAATGGGGGATCTTAAGGGTGTTCTAAATCTATTTGCAAAGAGATTATTTGGTTCAAATACTAAGACAAAGTTTAGACCACATTATTTCCCATTTACAGAACCCAGTGCAGAGATGGATGTATCATGTTTTGTATGTGGTGGCGAAGGCTGTAGAGTATGCGGATATTCTGGATGGATAGAAATACTTGGTTCAGGAATGGTGCATCCGAATGTACTCAGGATGTCGGGAATAGATCCAGAGAAATACTCCGGTTTTGCGTTTGGAATGGGACTTGACAGAATAACCATGTTAAGTTATGGAATAGATGACTTAAGGCTATTATACGAAAATGATTTGAGATTTATCAAACAGTTTTAA
- a CDS encoding RNA methyltransferase produces MVITSEKNELIKDIKKLNNKKYRYKRRLFYIEGKNNVIEALKSNFKIEYILISDSYKEALNIDKDKLIVVQENVLRKISDTVTPQMIMAVIKMPNYDIDDLVKKNGIYIITDEVQDPGNLGTIIRSADAFKADAVFTINNTVDIYNPKVLRSTMGSIFHIPVVNVILYGELMENLKKNGIKILSTNLKAKKYIYEYDISNNIALIFGNESRGVNHSLDNYIDGSFLIPMEGDSESLNVSIAASICLYESQRQRLIK; encoded by the coding sequence ATGGTTATAACTAGCGAAAAGAATGAATTAATTAAAGACATTAAAAAGCTTAACAATAAAAAATACAGGTATAAAAGAAGATTATTTTATATAGAAGGCAAAAACAATGTTATTGAGGCTTTAAAGAGTAATTTTAAGATAGAATACATATTGATTTCAGATAGTTATAAAGAAGCATTAAACATTGATAAAGATAAGCTTATTGTCGTTCAAGAAAATGTGTTAAGAAAAATATCTGATACAGTTACACCTCAAATGATAATGGCCGTTATAAAAATGCCCAATTACGATATTGATGATTTAGTCAAGAAAAATGGAATATATATAATAACAGATGAAGTACAGGACCCGGGTAATCTTGGAACAATTATAAGGTCTGCAGATGCCTTTAAAGCTGATGCAGTATTTACAATAAATAATACTGTTGATATATATAATCCAAAAGTATTAAGATCAACAATGGGATCAATATTTCATATACCTGTTGTTAATGTAATTTTATATGGTGAATTAATGGAAAACTTAAAAAAGAATGGTATAAAAATTTTATCAACAAATTTAAAGGCAAAGAAATATATTTATGAGTACGATATTTCAAATAATATTGCTTTAATATTTGGAAATGAATCAAGAGGCGTAAATCATAGCTTAGATAATTACATTGATGGATCATTTTTAATTCCGATGGAAGGAGACTCAGAATCTCTTAATGTATCAATAGCTGCTTCAATATGCTTATATGAATCTCAGAGGCAGAGGTTGATTAAATAG
- the rplT gene encoding 50S ribosomal protein L20 encodes MSRVKSGKVTRKRHKKILKLAKGYYGAKSKLFRVANQAVMKSLNYAYIGRKLRKRDFRKLWIARINAAARANGISYSRFINGLKKANIEINRKMLSEMAINDGKAFADLVNIAKQQLNA; translated from the coding sequence ATGTCAAGAGTAAAGTCAGGTAAAGTTACAAGAAAAAGGCATAAAAAGATATTAAAACTTGCTAAAGGGTATTATGGCGCAAAAAGCAAACTATTTAGAGTTGCAAACCAGGCGGTAATGAAGTCGCTTAATTATGCATACATTGGTAGAAAATTAAGAAAAAGGGATTTTAGAAAACTATGGATTGCCAGAATTAACGCTGCAGCAAGAGCAAATGGTATATCATATAGCAGATTTATAAATGGACTTAAAAAGGCAAATATCGAGATAAATCGAAAGATGTTATCTGAAATGGCAATAAATGATGGTAAAGCCTTTGCAGATTTAGTTAACATAGCTAAACAACAGTTAAATGCGTAA
- the rpmI gene encoding 50S ribosomal protein L35: MPKMKTHRGAAKRFSLTKSGKVKRAKAFKRHILTKKTRKTKRNLRKIAYLYSTDAKNIKRLIPYA; this comes from the coding sequence ATGCCAAAAATGAAAACACATAGAGGGGCAGCGAAGAGATTTTCTCTTACTAAAAGCGGAAAGGTAAAGAGAGCTAAGGCTTTTAAAAGACATATTTTAACTAAAAAGACGAGAAAAACCAAGAGAAATTTAAGAAAGATTGCTTACCTATACAGTACAGATGCAAAGAATATCAAACGTTTAATTCCTTATGCGTAA
- the infC gene encoding translation initiation factor IF-3, with product MNKELQVNEEIRDKEVRLIDQDGNQLGLMSAKEAYKIAMERHIDLVKIAPQANPPVCKLMDFGKYRYEQSKKEKESKKKQKVINIKEIRMTPAIEEHDFGVKLKSAMKFLKDGNKVKVTIRFRGREAAHTTLAEELLNKFAKNIEEFGVVEKTPNMEGRNLMMVIAPKNV from the coding sequence ATTAACAAGGAGCTGCAGGTTAATGAGGAAATAAGAGATAAGGAAGTACGCCTCATTGATCAGGATGGTAATCAATTAGGGCTAATGTCTGCAAAAGAAGCATATAAAATAGCGATGGAAAGACATATCGATTTGGTTAAAATTGCGCCACAGGCTAATCCACCCGTATGTAAATTGATGGACTTCGGGAAGTACAGGTATGAACAAAGCAAAAAAGAAAAGGAATCGAAAAAGAAACAAAAGGTTATAAATATTAAAGAGATTAGAATGACTCCTGCCATTGAAGAACATGATTTTGGTGTCAAATTAAAAAGTGCGATGAAATTTTTAAAAGATGGTAACAAAGTTAAAGTGACTATAAGGTTCAGAGGCAGAGAGGCAGCACACACAACTCTTGCTGAAGAACTATTAAATAAATTTGCAAAAAATATCGAAGAATTTGGTGTTGTTGAAAAAACCCCAAATATGGAAGGTAGAAATTTAATGATGGTAATAGCACCTAAAAACGTTTAA
- the aroC gene encoding chorismate synthase produces MRYLTSGETHGEALAAIIEGLPSNLYVDKNFIDNELKRRQSGYGRGERMAIEKDTIHILSGIRNNKTTGAPLCFLIKNRDYENWKDKEIPEITKPRPGHADLSGAIKYNQRDMRNILERASARETAARVAIGSIAKLLLNNFGITVKSKVLEIGGKKNEEEWKLRIDEAKKDGDTLGGIIEITIDGVPIGLGSHTQWDRKLDAILAYNIMSVQAIKGVEFGMGFYAAKNSGLMVHDEIYYNGKFYRKTNNAGGIEGGISNGMPIVIKAAMKPIPTLRKPLKSVDINTKEEIEAVYERSDVTAVEAASVVLEAVCAWVIADECTKKFGGDSISEMLNNYNLYNKYVEEY; encoded by the coding sequence ATGAGATATTTAACATCTGGTGAAACCCATGGTGAAGCACTTGCAGCAATAATTGAAGGCTTGCCATCAAATCTTTATGTAGATAAAAATTTTATAGATAATGAGCTTAAAAGAAGACAGTCCGGCTATGGAAGAGGAGAAAGGATGGCAATAGAAAAAGATACAATCCATATTTTAAGTGGCATTAGGAATAATAAAACAACGGGTGCACCATTATGTTTTTTAATAAAAAATCGAGATTACGAAAACTGGAAGGACAAGGAAATACCTGAAATAACAAAGCCAAGGCCTGGTCATGCTGATTTATCTGGTGCTATCAAATATAATCAGAGAGACATGAGAAACATACTTGAAAGGGCAAGTGCCAGAGAAACAGCTGCAAGAGTTGCTATAGGCAGCATTGCAAAACTTTTGCTTAATAATTTTGGGATTACAGTTAAAAGCAAAGTATTAGAGATAGGTGGGAAAAAAAACGAAGAAGAATGGAAATTGCGCATAGATGAGGCAAAAAAAGACGGTGATACACTTGGAGGAATTATTGAGATAACAATAGATGGTGTGCCAATTGGCCTCGGCAGCCATACACAATGGGATAGAAAACTTGATGCAATATTAGCATATAATATAATGAGTGTCCAAGCAATTAAAGGCGTGGAATTTGGTATGGGTTTTTATGCTGCGAAAAATAGTGGTCTTATGGTTCATGATGAGATATATTATAACGGAAAATTTTATCGTAAAACAAATAATGCAGGTGGTATTGAAGGTGGTATATCAAATGGGATGCCCATCGTCATAAAAGCGGCGATGAAACCTATACCTACTTTGAGAAAGCCTTTAAAATCTGTTGATATAAATACAAAAGAAGAAATAGAAGCGGTTTATGAAAGGTCTGACGTTACGGCGGTTGAAGCGGCATCTGTTGTACTTGAGGCTGTTTGTGCATGGGTAATAGCAGATGAATGTACAAAAAAATTCGGTGGAGATTCCATATCTGAGATGTTGAATAACTATAACTTGTATAATAAGTATGTTGAGGAATACTAA
- a CDS encoding MFS transporter has protein sequence MATKNREVYKYLNYNIKMNLLNGITFSIGFNMIMPFVGIFAIKLGANNYEVSLINSLPALMAVIGIIPAVIFINRSNNVFKFSYILEYITRTFYLFVALVPFLNGYKPEAVVLFVGLLNLPAIIVGMCWQSFMSDLIPAEFRGKVFADRNIWTGLLGTVSVLITGLLLDRIKFPYGYQIMFFIAFVFGMLDSYYFSKLHYVSKNDKKEPVMPFLESFKSIIKSKKFIYFSLTSFIFTFTWMMAWPIFTIYKVDNLNANNAWMSIFTIVGSIGSIISYRKWAELADRKGNGLALSISTLLIAVIPIMWAKVTSLYLGAFVDFYGGIATAGYLMLSLNWLLELLPDHKEKMNYIAIYTIVTQFAAFISPIFGTWVYEVTGYSTFMYITTIARILSSILFFAVAAYKPTKVVYRKGGV, from the coding sequence ATGGCGACCAAAAATAGGGAGGTCTACAAATATCTCAATTACAACATAAAAATGAATTTACTAAATGGTATAACATTTTCGATAGGTTTTAATATGATCATGCCATTTGTAGGAATCTTTGCAATTAAATTAGGTGCTAATAATTACGAAGTGTCGCTAATAAATTCTTTGCCGGCATTGATGGCTGTTATTGGAATCATACCTGCTGTAATATTCATTAATAGATCAAATAATGTCTTTAAATTTTCTTACATTCTTGAATACATTACAAGAACTTTTTACTTGTTTGTTGCGCTGGTCCCTTTTTTGAATGGCTATAAACCAGAAGCAGTAGTACTATTTGTAGGATTACTTAATTTACCAGCAATTATTGTCGGTATGTGTTGGCAGTCTTTCATGAGTGATTTGATACCAGCCGAATTTCGTGGGAAAGTTTTTGCAGATAGAAATATTTGGACGGGTTTACTTGGAACAGTATCAGTTTTGATAACAGGATTACTGCTTGATAGGATCAAATTTCCATATGGGTATCAAATAATGTTTTTCATTGCCTTCGTTTTTGGTATGTTAGATTCGTACTATTTTTCAAAGCTTCATTATGTAAGCAAAAATGATAAGAAAGAACCAGTAATGCCTTTTTTAGAATCATTCAAATCCATTATAAAATCAAAAAAGTTTATTTATTTTAGCCTTACTTCGTTCATTTTTACATTTACTTGGATGATGGCGTGGCCGATATTTACCATATATAAAGTCGATAACCTAAATGCCAATAATGCTTGGATGAGCATATTTACGATTGTAGGGTCCATAGGATCAATAATTTCTTATAGGAAATGGGCAGAATTAGCAGACAGGAAGGGAAATGGATTAGCTTTAAGCATAAGCACTTTGCTGATCGCTGTTATACCAATTATGTGGGCAAAAGTTACAAGCTTATATTTAGGAGCTTTTGTTGATTTTTACGGTGGTATTGCAACTGCTGGATATTTAATGCTATCATTAAACTGGTTATTGGAGTTATTACCTGATCATAAAGAAAAGATGAATTATATTGCTATCTATACTATTGTAACGCAATTTGCTGCATTCATATCACCAATATTTGGAACGTGGGTATATGAAGTGACAGGCTATTCAACATTTATGTATATAACAACTATTGCAAGAATATTATCCAGTATATTATTTTTTGCAGTAGCAGCGTATAAACCGACGAAGGTAGTTTATAGAAAAGGAGGAGTTTAG
- the thrS gene encoding threonine--tRNA ligase, which translates to MKIKLKDGTEKEFENGQNVYQIAKSLNQKLAKEALGGKFNGKIVELLTPINEDGKLEILTFDDEDGKKIYWHTTSHIMAQAIKRLYKDVKLTIGPAIDNGFYYDFDVDVPFTVEDFAKIEDEMNKIIKEDLKLEKFVLQRDEAIKFMEDKNEPYKVELIEDLPEDAVISFYRQGEFTDLCAGPHLPSTGMVKAFKLLSVAGAYWRGDEHNKMLQRIYGISFPKKSMIDEYLNMLEEAKKRDHRKLGKDLDLFSIHNEGPGFPFFHPKGMVLRNILEDFWRKEHAKRGYLEIKTPIILNEELWHRSGHWDHYKENMYFTKIEGEDYAIKPMNCPGALLVYNSTMHSYRDLPLRLCELGLVHRHELSGALHGLMRVRSFTQDDAHLFMTPDQVESEILGVIKLIDYFYKIFGFEYFVELSTRPENSIGSDEDWENATNALIKAMEHIGLKYKVNEGDGAFYGPKIDFHLKDSIGRTWQCGTIQLDFQMPERFNCEYIGADGEKHRPVMLHRVVFGSIERFIAILTENFAGAFPTWLAPVQVKILPISDKQMGYAQNIYQRLLENEIRVEMDNRNEKIGYKIREAQLQKIPYMLILGDKEVEAGNVSVRSRREGDLGSKSLQEFLSSILEEIKNKSL; encoded by the coding sequence ATGAAGATAAAATTAAAAGATGGTACAGAAAAAGAATTTGAAAATGGCCAAAATGTGTATCAAATAGCAAAGAGCTTAAATCAAAAACTTGCCAAAGAAGCACTTGGCGGTAAGTTCAATGGGAAGATTGTTGAACTTTTAACACCTATTAATGAAGACGGGAAATTAGAAATACTGACATTTGATGATGAAGATGGTAAAAAAATTTATTGGCATACAACATCACATATTATGGCACAAGCTATAAAAAGACTTTATAAGGATGTAAAATTAACAATAGGCCCTGCTATAGATAATGGCTTTTACTATGATTTTGATGTTGATGTACCGTTTACTGTAGAGGACTTTGCAAAAATTGAAGATGAGATGAATAAAATTATAAAAGAGGATTTAAAACTTGAAAAATTTGTCCTGCAAAGAGATGAAGCCATAAAGTTCATGGAGGATAAAAATGAGCCGTATAAAGTTGAGCTTATTGAGGACCTTCCAGAAGATGCTGTAATTTCCTTTTACAGACAAGGTGAATTTACAGACCTTTGTGCGGGACCGCATTTACCATCAACTGGTATGGTTAAAGCTTTTAAGCTTCTTTCAGTAGCTGGTGCATACTGGAGAGGCGATGAGCATAATAAGATGCTTCAGAGGATATATGGAATTAGCTTTCCTAAAAAGAGCATGATTGATGAATATCTTAATATGTTAGAGGAAGCTAAGAAAAGAGACCATCGTAAGTTAGGTAAAGATCTTGACCTTTTTAGTATTCACAATGAAGGACCAGGATTTCCATTCTTTCATCCAAAGGGAATGGTACTGAGGAATATACTTGAAGATTTTTGGAGAAAAGAACATGCAAAAAGAGGTTATCTTGAGATAAAGACACCAATTATACTAAATGAAGAATTATGGCATAGGTCTGGTCACTGGGATCATTATAAAGAGAATATGTATTTTACAAAAATAGAGGGAGAAGATTATGCGATTAAACCTATGAATTGCCCTGGAGCACTGCTTGTATATAATTCAACGATGCATAGCTATAGAGACCTTCCATTAAGGTTGTGCGAGCTTGGTTTAGTTCATAGACATGAACTATCTGGCGCATTACATGGGCTTATGAGGGTTAGAAGCTTTACACAAGATGATGCACATTTATTTATGACACCAGATCAGGTTGAATCAGAAATACTTGGCGTTATAAAACTTATAGATTATTTTTACAAAATATTCGGTTTTGAATATTTTGTTGAACTATCAACAAGACCGGAAAATTCAATAGGTTCTGATGAAGATTGGGAAAATGCTACTAATGCTTTAATAAAAGCGATGGAACATATTGGACTGAAATATAAAGTTAACGAAGGTGATGGAGCATTCTATGGGCCTAAAATAGATTTTCATTTAAAAGATAGCATAGGACGTACATGGCAATGCGGAACGATACAGCTGGACTTTCAGATGCCAGAAAGATTCAACTGTGAATATATAGGCGCAGACGGTGAAAAACATAGGCCTGTTATGCTTCACAGAGTTGTATTCGGAAGTATTGAAAGATTTATTGCAATACTTACGGAGAATTTTGCAGGAGCATTTCCAACATGGCTTGCACCTGTTCAAGTAAAAATACTTCCTATATCAGATAAGCAAATGGGTTATGCACAAAATATTTATCAAAGATTATTAGAAAACGAAATTAGAGTTGAGATGGATAATAGAAATGAAAAGATAGGATATAAAATAAGGGAAGCACAATTGCAGAAGATACCATACATGCTTATACTTGGTGATAAAGAAGTCGAAGCAGGTAATGTATCTGTTAGGTCGAGAAGGGAAGGCGATCTTGGTTCTAAATCTTTGCAAGAATTTTTATCAAGTATATTAGAAGAAATAAAAAATAAATCTCTTTAG
- a CDS encoding DUF445 family protein: MKLFELEKLEKIVIDISNKELKMIVILGGILGFIIGIFQAFIVRLL; encoded by the coding sequence ATAAAGTTATTTGAGCTTGAGAAGCTTGAAAAGATAGTCATAGACATTTCAAATAAAGAACTAAAAATGATTGTAATTTTAGGAGGAATATTAGGATTTATTATAGGTATATTTCAAGCTTTTATTGTACGACTTTTATAG
- a CDS encoding IS1634 family transposase: MYLRKATNKKTGRTYLSIVHNYWDKNTKTTRSVTIESLGYLDELEKKYENPIEFFTHEAKKLEEQRLSENAHLTFTIAKNELIPSNSVNRKNFGYAAFSKIYHELEIDKFLKNRQRHSKEEYDANAIMKLLVFSRLLYPASKKKTYENKDIFFEKFDFSLDDVYRCLTFFNKHSEALQLWIHEHIKSLYDRNTDLVYYDVTNYYFEIDEQDELRKKGVSKEHRPDPIVQMGLFMDTNGIPITYKLFPGNVPDKTTLIPALSRIQREYSLGRIIIVADRGLTTGDNIWYILSAKNGYVLSYSIRSADKDFQDYVLDESGYINKGNGFKIKSRLYPREIQVTATNGKKIKKVVDEKQVIFYSPEYAAKAKIDHAASIAKAMDMIKNPGKYNKSISYGAAKYVKNLVFDADTGEISESVRQHLAFDEEKLREEEKFDGYYAIVTSEYKETPEKIIDMYRGLWKIEESFKVTKSDFESRPVYLSLKEHIDAHFLICFIALVIVRILEYRLKGKYSVTEILESLGKACCSHIKENYYLFDFCNNALEDIGKELNIDFRKKIMSLGEIKKSLAQTKKF; the protein is encoded by the coding sequence ATGTATCTTAGAAAAGCTACAAATAAAAAAACTGGCCGTACATACTTATCTATTGTTCATAATTATTGGGATAAAAATACCAAAACCACAAGATCTGTAACCATTGAATCTCTTGGTTACCTTGATGAATTGGAAAAAAAGTATGAGAATCCTATTGAATTTTTTACTCACGAAGCGAAAAAGTTAGAGGAACAAAGATTATCTGAAAATGCTCATCTTACGTTTACTATTGCTAAAAATGAGTTGATACCTTCTAACTCTGTTAATCGTAAAAACTTTGGCTATGCAGCTTTTAGTAAAATTTATCATGAGCTTGAAATAGATAAATTTCTAAAAAACAGACAACGTCACTCAAAAGAAGAATATGATGCTAATGCTATCATGAAACTTCTTGTATTCTCACGCTTATTGTATCCTGCTTCAAAGAAAAAGACTTATGAGAATAAAGATATATTCTTTGAGAAATTTGATTTTTCTTTGGATGATGTTTATAGATGTCTTACTTTTTTCAACAAGCATAGTGAAGCTTTACAACTTTGGATTCATGAGCACATTAAATCTTTGTATGATCGTAATACAGATTTGGTTTACTATGATGTTACTAACTATTATTTTGAAATTGATGAGCAGGATGAATTGCGTAAAAAAGGAGTTTCTAAAGAACACAGACCGGATCCGATTGTACAGATGGGATTATTTATGGATACCAATGGTATCCCCATTACATATAAGCTTTTTCCTGGTAATGTGCCTGATAAAACTACTTTGATTCCAGCTTTAAGCAGGATCCAACGAGAATATTCTTTAGGTAGAATAATTATTGTAGCAGATAGAGGATTAACTACTGGTGATAATATCTGGTATATTCTATCAGCTAAGAACGGCTATGTATTAAGTTATTCTATTCGTAGTGCAGACAAAGATTTTCAGGATTATGTTCTTGATGAAAGCGGATATATTAATAAGGGTAATGGCTTTAAAATCAAATCAAGACTTTACCCTAGGGAAATTCAAGTAACTGCAACGAATGGCAAAAAAATAAAAAAGGTAGTAGATGAGAAACAAGTTATTTTCTATAGTCCTGAATATGCAGCTAAAGCCAAGATAGATCATGCAGCTTCAATAGCTAAAGCAATGGATATGATTAAAAATCCTGGGAAGTACAATAAATCTATATCATATGGTGCAGCTAAATATGTAAAGAATCTTGTTTTTGATGCTGATACAGGGGAAATATCCGAGAGTGTGCGTCAGCATTTGGCTTTTGACGAAGAAAAATTACGTGAAGAAGAAAAATTTGATGGCTATTATGCTATAGTGACCAGTGAATACAAAGAGACGCCTGAAAAAATAATTGACATGTATCGTGGGCTTTGGAAGATAGAAGAATCCTTCAAAGTAACGAAAAGTGATTTTGAAAGTAGACCTGTCTATTTGTCGCTAAAAGAGCATATTGATGCTCACTTTTTGATATGCTTTATAGCACTTGTAATTGTAAGGATATTAGAATATAGATTGAAAGGCAAATATTCGGTAACAGAAATACTTGAAAGTCTTGGTAAGGCATGCTGCAGTCATATCAAAGAGAATTATTATTTATTTGATTTTTGTAATAATGCTCTTGAAGATATTGGAAAAGAGTTAAACATTGATTTTAGAAAAAAAATTATGAGTCTTGGGGAAATAAAAAAATCTTTAGCACAGACAAAAAAGTTCTGA
- a CDS encoding ISLre2 family transposase encodes MLEISLNENEINFKDLEVEIYKLVCEEACKIMAQILMKIDDMLLEKRDKKEYRCKGKKHTNVKTIMGTVEFDKRIYGHINSEGKKEYVYLLDEYLKMDTIGHISTNLIEKVVENVTEISYREAAKNIESLTNQSISHTTAWNIIQKIGEKIAELEKQDIKLFKENKLRGEKETKMLFQEMDGLWLSMQGKDRPKGKKSRGKKEIKLAVAYDGWVKRSPGSNEYITHNKIACAGFASSKEFKELVDATIAKEYNIDEIEIKIINGDGASWIKESLGEEGVYFQLDPFHKSQAVIRNVENKKDARKLMKMLDEGKAEESLEYIAKLMIEQKDDEKQMKKLEKLYNYLVANKEGIKPYQKREEIKIPEAPEGIEYKHLGTMENNIFDTLASRMNAGKMSWTEKGANNLAKILALKTSGKLYSVVETYFNVIISKEKLTEIKEEIKLSAADVNKKQKKAKTYRIQRGGMPFEGCAMTNSRKAIREILRYKCLSELKVI; translated from the coding sequence ATGCTAGAAATAAGTTTAAACGAAAATGAAATAAATTTCAAGGATTTAGAAGTAGAAATTTACAAATTAGTCTGCGAAGAAGCTTGTAAAATAATGGCTCAAATCCTTATGAAAATAGATGATATGCTACTAGAAAAAAGGGACAAAAAAGAATATAGGTGTAAAGGTAAAAAGCATACAAACGTAAAGACAATTATGGGCACTGTTGAATTTGATAAAAGAATTTATGGACATATAAATAGTGAAGGTAAAAAGGAATATGTTTATCTTTTAGATGAGTATTTAAAAATGGATACAATAGGGCATATATCAACAAATCTTATTGAAAAAGTTGTAGAAAATGTAACAGAAATATCATATAGAGAAGCAGCGAAAAATATAGAATCATTAACAAATCAAAGCATAAGCCATACAACTGCATGGAATATAATACAAAAGATTGGAGAGAAAATAGCGGAATTAGAAAAACAAGATATAAAACTATTCAAAGAAAACAAATTAAGAGGAGAAAAAGAAACAAAAATGTTATTTCAAGAAATGGATGGATTATGGTTATCTATGCAAGGCAAAGATAGACCAAAAGGCAAAAAAAGCAGAGGGAAGAAAGAAATAAAATTAGCAGTAGCATACGACGGATGGGTAAAAAGAAGCCCAGGAAGTAATGAATATATAACACATAATAAAATAGCATGTGCAGGATTTGCAAGCAGCAAAGAATTTAAAGAATTAGTAGATGCAACGATAGCAAAAGAATACAACATAGACGAAATAGAAATAAAGATAATAAATGGGGATGGAGCAAGTTGGATTAAAGAAAGCTTGGGAGAAGAAGGAGTATATTTTCAATTAGATCCATTTCATAAAAGCCAAGCAGTAATAAGGAATGTAGAGAACAAAAAAGATGCCCGCAAATTAATGAAAATGCTAGATGAAGGAAAAGCAGAAGAAAGCCTAGAATACATAGCAAAATTAATGATAGAGCAAAAAGATGATGAAAAGCAAATGAAGAAATTAGAAAAACTATATAACTATTTAGTAGCCAATAAAGAAGGGATAAAACCATACCAAAAGAGAGAAGAAATAAAAATACCAGAAGCCCCAGAAGGAATAGAATACAAACATTTAGGAACAATGGAAAACAATATATTTGACACATTAGCAAGCAGAATGAATGCAGGAAAAATGAGTTGGACAGAAAAAGGTGCAAACAATTTAGCAAAGATATTAGCCTTAAAGACAAGTGGAAAACTTTATAGTGTAGTAGAAACATACTTCAATGTTATAATATCAAAAGAAAAATTAACAGAGATAAAAGAAGAAATAAAACTATCAGCAGCGGATGTAAACAAAAAGCAGAAAAAAGCAAAAACATATCGCATACAAAGAGGCGGTATGCCGTTTGAAGGTTGTGCAATGACAAACAGTCGAAAAGCAATAAGAGAAATACTCAGATACAAATGTTTAAGTGAATTAAAAGTCATATAA